In the Paenibacillus sp. FSL H7-0357 genome, one interval contains:
- a CDS encoding GNAT family N-acetyltransferase: MNIEAVYEQFPSLKSDNFVLKKIEDHHLEEVFEIYNNDKVFEYCGIIPKHNKDTVKNMIGHFERDYNKRSRVKWGVFASPEPDRLLGIIEAADFNQKVNAVTIGYFLSEAHWGKGIASEALKILIDFLFMDVNVNRIQAEVMPLNETSKKVLLKNGFIKEGTLRQATLWAGKGIIDLEIYSILKEEYVK; the protein is encoded by the coding sequence ATGAACATTGAAGCAGTTTATGAGCAGTTTCCTAGCCTGAAGTCAGATAATTTCGTATTGAAGAAGATTGAAGATCATCATCTTGAGGAAGTTTTTGAAATCTATAACAATGACAAAGTATTTGAATACTGTGGCATAATACCCAAACACAATAAAGATACTGTAAAAAATATGATTGGCCATTTTGAGAGAGATTATAATAAAAGGTCAAGGGTTAAATGGGGGGTATTCGCCAGCCCTGAACCCGATCGGTTGCTTGGAATTATTGAAGCTGCCGACTTTAATCAAAAGGTAAATGCTGTGACGATTGGCTACTTTTTATCGGAAGCACATTGGGGCAAAGGTATTGCTAGCGAAGCGTTAAAAATATTAATCGATTTTTTGTTTATGGATGTCAACGTCAACAGAATTCAAGCTGAAGTGATGCCACTAAATGAGACTTCAAAGAAGGTATTATTGAAGAATGGCTTCATCAAAGAAGGAACATTAAGACAAGCGACACTATGGGCAGGTAAAGGAATCATCGATTTAGAGATATACAGTATTTTAAAAGAAGAATATGTAAAATGA
- a CDS encoding Sapep family Mn(2+)-dependent dipeptidase has translation MKPSSMEMKSSQELDWHISQFLEANQEAMIKDAKGLIRINSEGLAYNPGSSQPFGEGCSSVLDEAIRLMQREKLEVTDFDGYGVKGELAASERGSIGFFAHLDVVPEGGDWSFPAYEPFVRDGYLFGRGAMDNKAAAVAALYVLKFFADSKLPLQHGLYLFLGCNEENGMRDIRHFLSRHEPPLFGIVPDAYFPLCFAEKGMLRADFEGEVADGNLLAFSGGTEYNVVPAAASAILQDVDPDHARQVLPGSFTVEALPEGIRITASGKAGHAAFPDGTDNAAVKLAAALAAHGLVRGSRTQRALAFVQECFASPYGHGLGIAFRDLSGEATVNAAVHMENGRLRLLCDIRYGVTQEKSGIQQLLEEAAARYGMRLTRTEDSPPHYIAPDDPIAAALCDLANRELGTNQPTYAMGGITHARWLPRAAAFGPLRRDKPSPFPAGRGGGHQPDEAMYLETIWEAFQIYVKAVLVIDKLLSGEKEQN, from the coding sequence ATGAAGCCAAGCTCTATGGAGATGAAGAGCAGCCAGGAACTGGACTGGCACATTTCTCAGTTTCTTGAGGCAAACCAGGAAGCCATGATCAAGGATGCCAAAGGGCTCATCCGCATCAACAGCGAAGGCCTGGCTTACAATCCCGGAAGCTCCCAGCCCTTCGGCGAAGGCTGCAGCTCTGTCCTGGACGAAGCCATCCGGCTCATGCAGCGGGAGAAGCTGGAAGTGACGGACTTTGACGGCTACGGTGTCAAAGGGGAATTGGCAGCTTCGGAGCGGGGAAGCATCGGATTTTTCGCCCATCTGGACGTGGTGCCGGAGGGCGGGGACTGGAGCTTCCCGGCTTACGAGCCCTTTGTACGGGATGGCTACCTATTTGGACGTGGGGCCATGGATAATAAAGCGGCGGCTGTGGCGGCGCTTTATGTGCTGAAATTTTTTGCTGACAGCAAGCTGCCCCTCCAGCACGGGCTGTATCTGTTTCTCGGCTGCAATGAGGAAAACGGCATGCGCGATATCCGTCACTTCCTGTCCCGGCATGAGCCTCCTCTGTTCGGGATTGTGCCTGACGCCTATTTTCCCCTGTGCTTTGCCGAAAAGGGAATGCTGCGTGCCGATTTCGAAGGTGAAGTGGCAGACGGCAACCTGCTGGCCTTTAGCGGCGGGACCGAATATAATGTGGTTCCCGCAGCCGCCTCGGCAATCTTGCAGGACGTGGACCCGGATCATGCAAGACAGGTGCTGCCCGGTTCCTTCACGGTTGAGGCTCTGCCGGAGGGCATCCGCATTACGGCATCGGGAAAAGCGGGACATGCCGCCTTTCCCGATGGCACGGACAATGCTGCCGTGAAGCTGGCAGCCGCTCTTGCCGCCCATGGGCTGGTTCGGGGCAGCCGGACGCAGCGGGCGCTGGCTTTCGTGCAGGAATGCTTCGCCAGTCCTTACGGGCATGGCTTGGGCATCGCCTTCCGTGACCTGTCGGGAGAAGCCACAGTCAATGCGGCCGTCCATATGGAAAACGGCAGGCTTCGCCTGTTATGCGACATCCGCTACGGGGTTACCCAGGAGAAAAGCGGTATACAGCAGTTGCTGGAAGAGGCGGCCGCCCGTTACGGTATGCGGCTGACCCGCACGGAGGATAGTCCGCCGCATTATATCGCCCCGGATGATCCCATTGCGGCGGCCCTATGTGATCTGGCCAACCGGGAGCTGGGCACCAACCAGCCCACTTATGCCATGGGCGGCATTACCCACGCCAGATGGCTGCCACGGGCAGCAGCCTTCGGCCCTCTGCGCCGGGACAAGCCCTCCCCTTTTCCTGCCGGAAGAGGAGGAGGTCACCAGCCGGACGAGGCCATGTATTTGGAGACCATATGGGAGGCCTTCCAGATTTATGTTAAGGCGGTTCTTGTGATAGACAAGCTGTTAAGCGGGGAGAAAGAACAAAATTAA